The DNA region GGCATCCAGCCCGGCGAAGTGGTCATCCTCATCATGCAACATGGTGAAGACCTCGTCTATGCGTTCTGGGGCGCGATTCTCCATGGCGCGATTCCTTCCATCATGCCGTTCCTGACAGAGAAACTCGCGCCCGAAAAATATCGCGCCGACCTTGCTTCGCTCATCTCCATCACCAAGCCGACCACCATCGTCACCTATCCCGAATTTGAAGCGGAAGTGCGCGGCGCGCTCACCGAAGGCGACTCCGTCCGCCATGTGATTCTCACGAATGGCATCGAAGCCGAAGCCGAACCCAATTTTGAATCGCTGCAAGGGTTCAAATCAGCGCCCGAAGACATCGTCGTCTTGCAACATTCATCGGGCACGACGGGCCTGCAAAAAGGCGTGGCGCTTTCGCATCGCGCGGTGCTCAATCAAATGAATGCGTATGGCAGTGCTATAAAACTCGACCCTGTGCATGATGTCATCGTTTCGTGGCTGCCGCTCTATCACGACATGGGGTTCATCGCCTGCTTCCTCATGCCCGTGCTCATGCGCATCCCGCTCGTCAACATGTCACCGTTCGATTGGGTGCGCGCGCCTTACCGCCTGCATCAAGCCGTCTCGCAATACAAAGGCACGCTTACCTGGCTGCCCAACTTCGCCTACAACTTCTGCGCCCACAAGATCCGCGAGCGCAACCTCGAAGGCGTTGACCTCTCTTCGTGGCGGGCAATCATCAACTGCTCCGAGCCTGTCCATGTGGAAAGCCATGACCTCTTCCATGAAAAATTTTCAGCATACGGTTTGAAGAAGTCCGCGCTGCAAACGTGTTACGCGATGGCGGAGAATGTCTTTGCCGTGACTCAAAGTCCGCTGGATGGAACGCCCGTGGTGGATGTGATCGACCGTGAGACATTTATGACGAAGCGCCTCGCGACTCCGCCCCAGCCTGTTTCGCCGACCCTGACCATGACCTCGTCCGGGCATCCGCTGCCCAACACCCGCATCCGCATCGTGGACGAAGCCTTCAACGACCTGCCTGACCGCAGTGTGGGTGAGATCGCTGTGCAAAGCGACTGTATGCTGACCGAATACTTCAACCGTCCCGATGCCACCGAAGCGGCAATCAAAAACGGCTGGTATCTGACAGGTGACTACGGCTACGTCGCAGATGGCGAGTTATACGTCTCCGGGCGCAAGAAAGATTTGATCATCGTTGGCGGGAAGAACGTGTACCCGCAGGATTTGGAGACGCTTGCAAGCGAAGTAAAAGGCGTCCACGCGGGGCGGACGGTGGCATTCGGCATGTATGACGAAGAGGAAGGGACCGAGGAGGTGGTCATCATCGCCGAAGCAGAATCAACTTCCCCGTCGGAGATGGAGGCGATAGCGGATGCCATCCGCAAGCACGTCACCAAGAGTTCCGCCATCGCCCTGCGCCACGTCAAAGTGGTGGACGATAAATGGATCATCAAAACATCGAGCGGCAAGACGGCAAGGTCTGCGAACAAAGAGAAGTTCTTGAAGGAATTCGAGACAAGGTAATCGTTGCAACTTTGCGCCTGCCGCCTCCGTATATGGCTCAATACCATTTACAGCTAATTCGACGGAGGAAACATGGAACAATCTTTGAACGAAGAAAAGACACCTTCCAAACTCTGGAATGTAGTGCGCTGGATACCGTTTGGACTGATGGTGTTATCCGCGCTGGTGTTGATCGGCATGATGCTGACAGGCGGCATGGTGAAGATCACCGGCTGGTATTTGATGCAGTTGGTTCCCCCGATATTGGGCGGTGTCACGCTCATCACAATTGTGATCTATGCCATTATTCGCCGCCGCATGAGCAAGGCATGGATCGCAACCGGAATGGCATCGCTCCTGAGCCTGTCCCCATTGATCTTGTGGTTTTCGCCAGTTGCTTATCCCGCTTCCCTTGAAAAGACAAACCCCGCCGTCACGATCCGCCTGCCCACAGATGTTCCCCTGCGGGTGGCCTGGGGCGGCGATTCCATCAAGACGAATTATCACGCCGCCGCGCCGGATCAGCGCTGGGCGTATGACCTGGTAGTGGAGCCGTATTTCTCAGGCAGTGCCAATCTGGAAGATTACGGTTGTTACGGTGTTCCAGTCGTTGCCCCCATCGACGGGCTGGTCATCTCCGCCCACGACGGCGAACCTGATGAGGTGCCCGGCATTCTCTCGAATAATTTCACCGCGCCAACCGGTAATCACGTAATGATCCGCATTGAGGAGACAGGGACCTATCTGGTCATCGCCCACCTGAAGAATGGAAGCGTCGCCGTGCGAACGGGCGATACGGTGGAAGAAGGACAGACGATCGGCGAATGCGGAAATTCAGGCAATACCAGCGAACCGCACATTCACATCCATCATCAACGCCAGGACCCGACAGAGTTTCCATTAAACTTTGCTGAGGGCTTGCCGCTTTATTTCAGAGACCACGACGGTCCCCCGATGCCTGTCGGCGGTTTTCGCATCGAAGAGGAGACGATCATCATCGCAGAGGGTGATATCGTCCAGCACAAAGGGAGGTAAAAAAACATGGAACCTGCCCCATAGACCCCCATATCTGGGGGTATGGAATCGACAATTCTGTACGTTTCATGGCTCCCAAAACCCGTGAGACCTCAACAGATGTCAGCACATCCCAACACGGGCAGGGGGGACCCCCATATATGGGATTTGCATATTTGTCAGGAAATGCTAATGAGAATAATGGATCGCAAACAACTGACCGTCTTCCTCGTCCTCCTCATCGTTTACGCGCTTTGCGCCTTTGCCACCTACGCCTTCTTCGTCGATCAACTCGCGGACAGCATGGGCATTCCCATGCCAGACATGGGCGTGCCGAACTGGGTGGTCGGGCTTGCCAACGCGGGCATCGTGCTGGTCGCATACGGGTTGCTCGGTCTGGCGGGTTATTGGTTCGCGCGCAAACTTGACCTGCCCGGCATCTTCAGCGCAGACGGGAACTGGCGTCGCTGGTTCGCCATCCCGCTCCTGCTCGGTCTGGTCTGCGGTGTATTCCTCGTCCTCGGCGATTTGCTCTTCGCGCCCATCAATGACTTCGGCAGGTTCCCGCATCCAGAATTCCCTGTCTCGATCATCGCCTCCCTCAGCGCGGGCATCGGCGAGGAGATTCTCTTCCGTGGATTTGTCTTCGGCTTGTGGGGACTCCTGCTTAACTGGCTTCTCCAACGCCTCAACCGACGTTCGCTCGTTTTGTGGGTCGCCAACGTCATCGCCGCGCTGGCGTTTGGCGCCGGGCACCTCGGCTCGCTCTTCTTCCTGACAGGCGCTTCCTCCTTCGCCGAACTGAATCCCGTACTACTGGCAGAAGTCTTCCTCCTGAATGGACTCATCGGACTCGTCGCTGGCGAACGCTACATGAAAGACGGTTTAGTCGCCGCGGCAGGCGTCCACTTTTGGACGGATGTTGTTTTCCATGTGATGTGGGGATTGTTCTAAACGCGCCTAATCCCTCGGCTTCACTGTCCACCCGGCTAGTGTGTCCATCCGATCAGGGCGGTTCGCTTGATGTTTGTGTCCTTTGGTAGCGGCGGATGATGAGAAGCGTTCCCCATAACCCGATCAAGCCGATCAGGGCAATGACCGCTTCGATGGTCCAGAGTTTGGCGGCGGAGCTGGTCACGCCCCAGAAGGAAGCGAACCCTGCAGGCGCATCGAGCACGGTCTTGTAGAGCACTGCCAGCCACGCCCATTTTGCCTCGCCGCTGGCGATGGCATAAAA from Anaerolineales bacterium includes:
- a CDS encoding AMP-binding protein, coding for MTTLPNLLQGNYQEVPDKTSIILQHAGQDDKPLTYRDLIRGANRYALTYTREGIQPGEVVILIMQHGEDLVYAFWGAILHGAIPSIMPFLTEKLAPEKYRADLASLISITKPTTIVTYPEFEAEVRGALTEGDSVRHVILTNGIEAEAEPNFESLQGFKSAPEDIVVLQHSSGTTGLQKGVALSHRAVLNQMNAYGSAIKLDPVHDVIVSWLPLYHDMGFIACFLMPVLMRIPLVNMSPFDWVRAPYRLHQAVSQYKGTLTWLPNFAYNFCAHKIRERNLEGVDLSSWRAIINCSEPVHVESHDLFHEKFSAYGLKKSALQTCYAMAENVFAVTQSPLDGTPVVDVIDRETFMTKRLATPPQPVSPTLTMTSSGHPLPNTRIRIVDEAFNDLPDRSVGEIAVQSDCMLTEYFNRPDATEAAIKNGWYLTGDYGYVADGELYVSGRKKDLIIVGGKNVYPQDLETLASEVKGVHAGRTVAFGMYDEEEGTEEVVIIAEAESTSPSEMEAIADAIRKHVTKSSAIALRHVKVVDDKWIIKTSSGKTARSANKEKFLKEFETR
- a CDS encoding M23 family metallopeptidase — its product is MEQSLNEEKTPSKLWNVVRWIPFGLMVLSALVLIGMMLTGGMVKITGWYLMQLVPPILGGVTLITIVIYAIIRRRMSKAWIATGMASLLSLSPLILWFSPVAYPASLEKTNPAVTIRLPTDVPLRVAWGGDSIKTNYHAAAPDQRWAYDLVVEPYFSGSANLEDYGCYGVPVVAPIDGLVISAHDGEPDEVPGILSNNFTAPTGNHVMIRIEETGTYLVIAHLKNGSVAVRTGDTVEEGQTIGECGNSGNTSEPHIHIHHQRQDPTEFPLNFAEGLPLYFRDHDGPPMPVGGFRIEEETIIIAEGDIVQHKGR
- a CDS encoding CPBP family glutamic-type intramembrane protease, translating into MDRKQLTVFLVLLIVYALCAFATYAFFVDQLADSMGIPMPDMGVPNWVVGLANAGIVLVAYGLLGLAGYWFARKLDLPGIFSADGNWRRWFAIPLLLGLVCGVFLVLGDLLFAPINDFGRFPHPEFPVSIIASLSAGIGEEILFRGFVFGLWGLLLNWLLQRLNRRSLVLWVANVIAALAFGAGHLGSLFFLTGASSFAELNPVLLAEVFLLNGLIGLVAGERYMKDGLVAAAGVHFWTDVVFHVMWGLF